One part of the Leclercia sp. LSNIH1 genome encodes these proteins:
- a CDS encoding LysR family transcriptional regulator: MKKIIENDFNRIDLNLLTVFLVLYREASVTRTAEVLHLGQPAISGALKRLREMFDDPLFVRAARGMLPTPRAEALMVHMQPLMENLHTVIFGAQDFSPATAKRTFRLGISDWSEHWLMPDLLPAIAHQAPGVALHSLPADPFQVRRLLEEDAIDIAVSLNKQSTGEIVSEPVMTMGVSTLWSAEQIPCEGPLSVNDFIAYEHVMVSYRESSHSEIDRQLASQGLQRRVRYVTANFSTFPLLLTTMPVFATVPDGLARRWQQHFALRTSATPVNYPSFTLCLLRHKRRAQDPALNWLVEQLKRAIQRV; this comes from the coding sequence ATGAAGAAAATCATTGAAAATGATTTTAACCGGATAGATTTGAATCTCCTGACGGTGTTTCTGGTGTTATACCGGGAAGCGAGCGTCACCCGTACCGCAGAGGTGCTGCATCTTGGGCAACCGGCCATCAGCGGGGCGTTGAAAAGACTGCGGGAGATGTTTGATGACCCGCTGTTCGTTCGCGCGGCCCGGGGGATGCTGCCGACACCGCGCGCCGAAGCCTTGATGGTTCATATGCAACCGCTGATGGAAAACCTGCATACCGTCATTTTTGGCGCTCAGGACTTCTCTCCCGCCACGGCAAAACGGACCTTTCGCCTGGGCATAAGCGACTGGAGCGAGCACTGGCTGATGCCGGATCTCCTGCCCGCCATCGCCCATCAGGCACCTGGCGTGGCGCTGCATAGTCTCCCCGCCGATCCCTTTCAGGTACGTCGATTACTGGAGGAGGATGCCATTGATATTGCCGTTTCGCTGAACAAGCAGAGCACGGGAGAGATCGTGAGCGAGCCCGTCATGACAATGGGCGTTTCGACGCTCTGGTCAGCAGAGCAGATCCCCTGTGAAGGGCCCTTGTCGGTAAACGACTTTATCGCTTATGAACATGTTATGGTGTCGTATCGCGAATCAAGCCACAGTGAAATTGACCGGCAGCTTGCCAGCCAGGGGTTGCAGCGGCGCGTGCGTTACGTGACGGCCAATTTTTCCACCTTTCCTCTGCTGTTAACCACGATGCCCGTTTTCGCCACGGTTCCCGACGGACTGGCCCGACGATGGCAGCAGCATTTTGCTTTACGCACCAGCGCCACGCCCGTGAATTATCCCTCGTTTACGTTGTGTCTGTTGCGCCACAAGCGCCGGGCGCAGGATCCGGCGCTGAACTGGCTGGTGGAGCAGTTAAAAAGAGCCATACAGCGCGTTTAA
- a CDS encoding protein-disulfide reductase DsbD family protein produces MKTLFRSLWFLLFSLSAACAAVPGWPMTPDNAHAQVQVWHDAPAEGKVRLLLDVTPDEGWKTYWRTPGDGGFRPVIEWASRATTQWHWPRPVRFTSAGFSSVGYDRRVVFPLEITTDEVQRLRGKLTLSLCSNLCVVNTFPLDINLAAGPSADFASAWDEAMRAVPATHGAIAVKSVATDRDTLTVKLTSPQGWSRPELFTDNPTEATLAPLQTAVQGDTLTARFSVSDSQGEPLAADGLQQIALLVSDGAQSQQLTVELSPGPSTTFWQILAVALVGGLILNLMPCVLPVLGIKLASLMTLAGSTRRQTRLRFLATAGGIIFSFLVLAAVVTGLRLSGAWIGWGFQFQNPWFIGAMVLVTWIFCFSLAGLLEIRLPSTLTTRLATAGGNGIGGSFLEGAFATLLATPCTAPFLGTAVTFALAAPVHQLWLVFLVLGIGMSLPWLAIAMAPCVARWLPKPGPWMGKLRLVLVLLMLGSCIWLMSLLVKEWGARYVLIGGGLMVALFLYRCAKAMPHHRENLRSLAFGVLFGAGLYAFLAPQPQGKDDSPLNWQPLSEAALSEALTARKRVLVDITADWCLNCRVNEVMVLHRPEVVAALNRDDVVLLQGNWSQPSAEIEQFLRRYGASGIPFNAIFGPSLPQGHVLPSLLSKEALLTALAKAGAATPSDFTEEK; encoded by the coding sequence ATGAAAACGCTTTTCAGGAGCCTGTGGTTCCTGTTGTTCAGCCTGTCCGCGGCCTGCGCTGCAGTACCGGGCTGGCCGATGACGCCTGACAATGCCCACGCTCAGGTGCAGGTCTGGCACGATGCGCCAGCAGAGGGAAAAGTTCGCCTGCTGCTGGATGTTACCCCTGATGAAGGGTGGAAAACCTACTGGCGAACCCCCGGCGACGGCGGCTTTCGGCCTGTAATAGAGTGGGCGTCCAGGGCCACTACCCAGTGGCACTGGCCGCGTCCCGTGCGCTTTACTTCCGCTGGCTTTAGTTCGGTCGGCTACGACCGTCGGGTGGTGTTTCCGCTGGAAATCACCACCGATGAGGTGCAGCGTTTGCGCGGGAAACTGACGCTTTCGCTGTGCAGTAACCTCTGCGTGGTTAACACGTTCCCGCTGGATATCAATCTTGCCGCCGGTCCGTCGGCGGACTTTGCCAGCGCCTGGGATGAGGCGATGCGGGCGGTTCCTGCGACACACGGCGCGATAGCGGTTAAATCCGTCGCCACGGACCGCGACACCCTGACGGTGAAACTGACCTCGCCGCAAGGCTGGTCCCGGCCCGAACTCTTCACCGATAACCCGACGGAGGCGACGCTTGCTCCGCTCCAGACAGCGGTTCAGGGCGACACCCTGACCGCACGGTTTAGCGTCAGCGACAGCCAGGGAGAGCCGCTGGCGGCCGACGGTTTACAGCAGATCGCACTGCTGGTCAGCGACGGTGCGCAGAGCCAGCAGCTTACGGTTGAGCTCAGCCCCGGTCCCTCCACCACGTTCTGGCAGATCCTGGCCGTGGCGCTGGTGGGTGGCCTGATCCTCAACCTGATGCCCTGCGTGCTGCCGGTGCTGGGGATCAAGCTCGCGTCGCTGATGACCCTGGCCGGGAGCACACGACGCCAGACACGGCTGCGTTTTCTGGCGACGGCGGGCGGGATCATCTTCTCGTTTCTGGTGCTGGCGGCGGTCGTTACCGGTCTTCGGCTGTCCGGGGCCTGGATTGGCTGGGGCTTTCAGTTCCAGAATCCGTGGTTTATTGGCGCGATGGTGCTGGTGACGTGGATTTTTTGTTTCAGCCTTGCGGGCCTGCTGGAAATCCGCCTGCCTTCCACGCTCACTACCCGGCTGGCTACCGCCGGTGGGAACGGCATCGGTGGGAGTTTCCTGGAAGGCGCGTTTGCAACCCTGCTCGCCACGCCCTGTACGGCGCCGTTCCTCGGCACGGCCGTCACCTTCGCCCTGGCGGCACCTGTCCATCAACTGTGGCTGGTCTTTTTGGTGCTGGGTATCGGGATGAGCCTTCCCTGGCTGGCGATCGCCATGGCCCCCTGCGTGGCGCGCTGGCTGCCGAAGCCCGGCCCCTGGATGGGGAAACTGCGTCTGGTGCTGGTGCTCCTGATGCTGGGCTCCTGCATCTGGCTGATGTCATTGCTGGTCAAAGAGTGGGGCGCACGCTATGTGTTGATTGGCGGCGGCCTGATGGTGGCGTTGTTCCTCTACCGCTGCGCAAAGGCCATGCCGCATCACAGAGAGAATCTGCGCAGCCTGGCGTTTGGCGTCCTGTTTGGCGCCGGGCTGTATGCGTTTCTGGCGCCGCAACCTCAGGGGAAGGATGATTCTCCCCTCAACTGGCAGCCGCTGAGTGAGGCCGCGCTCAGCGAGGCCCTGACTGCCAGAAAGCGCGTGCTGGTAGATATCACCGCTGACTGGTGTCTGAACTGCCGGGTTAATGAGGTTATGGTGCTTCATCGCCCTGAGGTAGTGGCGGCTTTAAACCGCGACGACGTGGTCCTGTTGCAGGGTAACTGGAGCCAGCCCTCGGCGGAAATCGAGCAGTTCCTGAGGCGCTACGGCGCCAGCGGCATTCCGTTTAACGCCATTTTTGGTCCTTCACTTCCGCAGGGGCATGTTCTGCCCTCCCTGCTGAGCAAAGAGGCCTTACTGACCGCGCTGGCGAAGGCCGGGGCGGCTACACCATCTGATTTTACTGAGGAAAAATAA
- a CDS encoding aromatic alcohol reductase, with protein sequence MTERNVNQGEKVLVLGAGQLGTAVLDFLIPAVTRRNGSVSVIVSPGSLDQQGNLLADDHQRLADSGATFMAVDVAASTIESLKPHFAGFDTVINCMGFIAGAGTQIKITRAVLEAGVRRYFPWQFGVNYDVVGKGSGQPVWDEQYEVRTLLREQRATEWVIVSTGMFTSFLFEPAFDVVNLANRTLHALGGWDTQVTVTSPADIGRLTTAIYLQQPRIVNEVVFVAGETTSYGKLAETVERVTKQTFAKSVFTLPALQEELRLQPDDPMLRYRVAFARGEGVWWPMRETWNARNNLPTQDIASWLKTAI encoded by the coding sequence ATGACAGAGCGCAATGTTAATCAGGGCGAAAAAGTATTGGTGCTGGGAGCGGGACAACTGGGCACCGCCGTACTGGATTTTCTGATCCCGGCAGTCACACGGCGAAACGGCAGCGTCTCGGTTATCGTCTCGCCCGGGTCACTGGATCAACAGGGCAATCTGCTGGCCGATGATCATCAGCGACTGGCTGATTCAGGCGCAACATTTATGGCCGTTGACGTTGCAGCCAGTACGATTGAATCGTTAAAACCCCACTTTGCTGGCTTTGATACGGTGATCAACTGCATGGGTTTTATCGCCGGTGCAGGCACCCAGATAAAAATTACCCGCGCGGTGCTGGAGGCGGGCGTGAGACGCTACTTCCCCTGGCAGTTTGGCGTTAATTACGATGTGGTCGGCAAAGGAAGCGGCCAACCCGTCTGGGACGAGCAGTATGAGGTCAGAACCCTGTTGCGGGAACAGCGCGCGACGGAGTGGGTGATTGTGTCAACCGGTATGTTTACCAGCTTTCTCTTCGAACCGGCGTTTGATGTGGTGAATTTAGCCAACAGAACCCTTCATGCTCTCGGAGGATGGGACACCCAGGTCACCGTGACCTCACCCGCGGATATTGGCCGGCTGACCACGGCGATCTATTTGCAGCAGCCGCGTATCGTCAACGAGGTGGTCTTTGTCGCGGGGGAAACGACCTCCTATGGCAAACTGGCGGAAACGGTTGAACGCGTCACAAAACAGACCTTCGCGAAAAGCGTATTCACGCTGCCCGCCTTACAGGAAGAACTGCGTTTACAGCCGGATGATCCGATGCTGCGCTATCGCGTCGCCTTTGCCCGGGGAGAGGGAGTGTGGTGGCCGATGAGAGAAACCTGGAATGCGCGGAACAATCTGCCCACGCAGGATATTGCCTCCTGGCTCAAAACGGCCATTTAA
- the dsbG gene encoding thiol:disulfide interchange protein DsbG, translating to MKKILSLLILTFSAATQAQPGDLPEPVKQIQKQGIEIIKPFSAPGGVEGWLGKYQDMGVTLYLTPDKKHVVSGYMYDAQGNNLSEKIINEEIYIPAGREMWKQLTAAPGIKEGSADAKCQVVVFADPFCPYCNKFWHQAQPFIKDKSINTTTLLVGVIRPDSAQYAAAILSAKDPAKVWYEMESSDGKTKPALTSNTPPAVFKQIEHNQQLMTQLGASGTPAIYYLNKDRALQQIVGLPDAKQMADLVACK from the coding sequence ATGAAGAAGATCCTGTCCCTGTTGATTCTAACGTTCAGCGCCGCCACGCAGGCGCAGCCCGGTGATTTACCCGAACCTGTTAAGCAAATCCAGAAACAGGGCATTGAAATCATCAAGCCGTTCAGCGCGCCCGGCGGCGTAGAAGGGTGGCTGGGCAAATATCAGGACATGGGCGTCACGCTCTATCTCACGCCGGATAAAAAACATGTTGTTTCAGGCTATATGTATGATGCCCAGGGCAATAACCTGAGCGAGAAGATCATCAACGAGGAGATCTATATTCCCGCCGGGCGCGAAATGTGGAAACAGCTCACCGCCGCGCCGGGGATCAAAGAGGGCAGCGCGGACGCGAAATGTCAGGTAGTGGTATTCGCCGATCCTTTCTGCCCCTACTGCAATAAGTTCTGGCATCAGGCGCAGCCCTTTATCAAGGATAAAAGCATCAACACCACAACCCTGCTGGTGGGCGTGATCCGCCCGGACAGCGCGCAGTATGCGGCGGCCATCCTCTCCGCGAAGGATCCGGCTAAAGTGTGGTATGAGATGGAGAGCAGCGACGGTAAAACCAAACCGGCGCTGACGAGTAATACCCCACCTGCGGTGTTTAAGCAGATAGAGCATAACCAGCAGCTGATGACGCAGTTGGGGGCCAGCGGCACGCCTGCCATCTATTACCTGAATAAAGATCGCGCCCTGCAGCAGATCGTCGGCTTGCCGGATGCTAAGCAGATGGCCGATCTGGTGGCCTGTAAATAA
- a CDS encoding SRPBCC family protein, translated as MADYTFSTLWRVEASLQEVWAILSHPDVWPEWWGSLEQVIELKRGDARGIGALHRYTWKGALPYRLTFDIHVLTIQPLSLLEGEASGEVEGRGVWSFSEHEGNTLVRYDWDIRTTTRWMNLLAPLAAPVFRWNHHRVMRDGAQGLARKLGRRVEMSVG; from the coding sequence ATGGCTGATTATACCTTTTCCACACTCTGGCGGGTGGAGGCCTCGCTCCAGGAGGTCTGGGCGATTTTATCGCATCCCGATGTGTGGCCCGAATGGTGGGGAAGCCTGGAGCAGGTTATCGAGCTAAAGAGAGGGGATGCCCGGGGAATTGGCGCCCTGCATCGCTATACCTGGAAGGGGGCGCTTCCGTATCGGTTAACCTTTGATATCCACGTGCTCACCATTCAGCCCCTCTCGCTGTTGGAAGGGGAAGCCAGCGGTGAGGTGGAAGGGCGCGGCGTGTGGTCTTTTTCTGAGCACGAGGGCAACACGCTCGTCAGGTATGACTGGGATATCCGCACCACTACCCGCTGGATGAACCTGCTCGCACCGCTGGCCGCTCCCGTTTTTCGCTGGAATCATCACCGGGTAATGCGCGACGGCGCACAAGGGTTAGCCCGTAAATTGGGCAGGCGGGTAGAGATGTCGGTCGGGTAA
- a CDS encoding SDR family oxidoreductase, which translates to MRVFLTGASGFIGSRILTELLAAGHQVTALARSESSAQALRNTGAEVHRGTLDDPDTLAAGAQHAEAVIHTAFDHDFHRFVENCEKDRRAIHAMGQALKGSDRPLIITSGTGMGDDTATALAQEKHFNAGNSHPRVATETEGNALLAEGVNVQVVRLPQVHDTRRQGLITWYIQHAIEKGVVACIGEGDNRWSAAHVSDVAALYRQVLERGESGQRYHAVAEEGVPLRQIAEIIARKLDLPYISLPSSEAEAHFGWFAIFAAINLRASSAWTRQQLGWHPTGPGLLEDLENMDYAPLLSSR; encoded by the coding sequence ATGCGAGTTTTTCTTACCGGCGCAAGTGGCTTTATTGGCTCCCGGATCCTCACTGAACTGCTGGCGGCCGGACATCAGGTTACCGCGCTCGCCCGCTCGGAGAGCAGCGCGCAGGCGCTCAGGAATACGGGGGCGGAGGTTCATCGCGGAACCCTGGATGACCCCGATACGTTAGCGGCGGGCGCACAGCATGCGGAAGCGGTGATCCATACGGCTTTTGATCATGATTTTCACCGTTTCGTCGAGAACTGTGAAAAGGATCGGCGGGCTATCCATGCCATGGGCCAGGCGCTGAAAGGCAGCGATCGCCCGTTGATTATTACGTCAGGAACCGGCATGGGCGATGACACCGCCACGGCATTAGCGCAGGAAAAGCACTTTAACGCCGGGAACAGCCATCCCCGGGTGGCAACAGAAACTGAAGGCAATGCGCTGCTTGCTGAAGGTGTTAATGTGCAGGTTGTGCGTCTGCCACAGGTGCATGATACCCGGCGCCAGGGCCTCATCACCTGGTATATTCAGCACGCGATTGAGAAAGGCGTTGTGGCCTGCATCGGTGAGGGCGATAACCGCTGGTCGGCGGCGCACGTCAGCGATGTCGCCGCGCTCTACCGACAGGTGCTGGAGCGTGGCGAAAGCGGTCAACGCTACCACGCTGTTGCCGAAGAAGGGGTGCCCCTCCGGCAGATCGCAGAAATCATTGCCCGCAAGCTCGATCTGCCGTACATCTCGCTCCCCTCCTCAGAGGCTGAAGCGCATTTTGGCTGGTTCGCTATTTTCGCCGCCATAAACCTGCGCGCATCCTCCGCCTGGACACGTCAGCAGTTGGGCTGGCATCCCACCGGCCCCGGCCTGCTCGAGGATCTGGAGAATATGGATTACGCGCCGCTGTTATCCTCCCGCTAG
- a CDS encoding copper-binding protein encodes MTILTGPTQYKNRQLRALALLFVACVVMLICLTQRAAILHHMQVKAATLSLSTEHSPQELSSPGLSPCELSAHSLLSAQPLHFDNLLLLPGLLVLVLAVLIKISVLPRPVILFRPPLLRIHLKNCVFRE; translated from the coding sequence ATGACTATCCTGACCGGTCCGACTCAATATAAAAACAGGCAACTGAGAGCCCTCGCGCTGCTTTTCGTTGCCTGTGTTGTCATGCTGATCTGTCTGACCCAGCGGGCCGCTATCCTGCATCACATGCAGGTCAAAGCCGCCACGCTCTCGTTGAGTACTGAACATAGCCCGCAGGAACTTTCCTCCCCTGGGTTGTCCCCCTGCGAGTTGAGCGCCCACTCGCTGCTCTCCGCCCAACCTCTTCATTTTGATAACCTTCTGCTGTTACCCGGTCTGCTGGTTCTCGTTTTAGCGGTGCTGATCAAAATCAGCGTCCTGCCGAGGCCGGTGATCCTGTTCCGTCCTCCGCTCCTTCGAATACATCTCAAAAACTGCGTTTTCCGTGAATGA
- a CDS encoding MBL fold metallo-hydrolase, producing MQSYRIGDTVIFKIMEREIKIPTAELYPDYLRPADAEWARQSVPLSIHSWVIRTPDDIIVIDTGTGNGRERGGNPFYHQLHTGYLENFLASGIKPEEVTLVLLTHLHTDHVGWNTLWRDNRWVPMFPNARYICSEKELIRVQNSDRYRNLWLDSLLPVIDAGLLETVDVAAQPVFSGRISYTPMPGHSPDHAALILSAGGEYAFFAGDIAHSPWQFSHPEWNSVFCSDHHEAEKSRRRAMAWCAEHNALWCSAHFAGSSCGWLSVDEHGHYRWTDANDTPTFFGSTQQ from the coding sequence ATGCAATCTTACCGGATAGGCGACACGGTTATTTTTAAGATCATGGAGCGAGAAATTAAAATACCAACAGCGGAGTTATATCCTGATTATCTCCGGCCCGCAGACGCAGAATGGGCCCGTCAGAGCGTACCGCTGTCGATCCACAGTTGGGTCATACGTACTCCCGACGATATTATTGTGATTGATACCGGCACCGGTAATGGTCGCGAACGCGGTGGTAATCCGTTTTACCATCAATTGCACACAGGCTACCTGGAGAATTTTCTGGCCTCGGGCATTAAGCCGGAAGAGGTGACCCTGGTATTACTGACTCACCTGCACACTGACCATGTTGGCTGGAACACTCTCTGGCGGGATAACCGCTGGGTGCCGATGTTTCCCAACGCGCGTTATATCTGCTCTGAGAAAGAGCTTATTCGGGTACAAAACAGTGACCGCTACCGGAATTTATGGCTCGACAGCCTGTTGCCGGTGATTGACGCGGGCCTGCTGGAAACCGTTGATGTGGCCGCGCAGCCGGTATTTAGCGGCAGAATTTCTTATACCCCCATGCCCGGGCACAGCCCTGATCATGCGGCGTTGATCCTCTCTGCGGGCGGCGAATATGCCTTCTTTGCCGGGGATATTGCACATTCACCGTGGCAGTTTAGCCACCCGGAATGGAATTCGGTGTTTTGCAGCGACCATCACGAGGCGGAAAAGTCACGGCGTCGGGCGATGGCATGGTGTGCGGAACATAACGCCCTGTGGTGTAGCGCCCATTTCGCTGGCTCCTCCTGCGGCTGGCTGAGTGTTGATGAACATGGGCACTATCGCTGGACTGATGCGAATGACACGCCAACCTTTTTCGGGAGTACGCAACAATGA
- a CDS encoding LysR family transcriptional regulator, translated as MDKLEAMQVYVGVVDTHSFARTAEAMGLPRSTVSRVIKDLEAWLGIKLLQRTTRTLSVTADGRRYYEECKRVLADIAAIESSFPGRAAQPKGRFKVGMPQSLARHCILPRLAEFLQLYPELELILCSSDNVEDIIQEGYDCVIRTGRIDDSTTLVARPLANFKWVVLASPAYLAAHGKPENIDDLERHYAVGYLNHRTGRTTDWFFTLEEGDCAIRMKETLVVDDTDAYIQAGIQGLGVIRVASYLVAPYLQNGALIACMDNLSFDLPLSLVYPQNRYLPPSVRAFYDWSRAVLLQPVRGA; from the coding sequence ATGGATAAGCTGGAAGCAATGCAGGTCTATGTCGGCGTGGTGGATACCCATAGCTTCGCCAGGACAGCCGAAGCGATGGGATTGCCGCGTTCAACGGTATCCCGCGTGATTAAGGATCTGGAAGCCTGGCTCGGGATCAAGCTTCTGCAGCGAACCACCCGCACACTCAGCGTGACCGCCGATGGCCGACGGTACTATGAGGAGTGCAAACGCGTGCTGGCTGATATTGCCGCCATAGAATCCTCTTTTCCTGGCCGGGCGGCGCAGCCCAAAGGGCGTTTCAAGGTGGGGATGCCGCAGTCGCTGGCCCGGCACTGCATTCTCCCGAGGCTAGCGGAGTTTCTGCAGCTGTATCCTGAGCTGGAGTTGATCCTGTGTTCCAGCGATAACGTCGAAGATATCATTCAGGAAGGGTATGACTGCGTGATTCGTACCGGCAGAATCGACGATTCAACCACGCTGGTGGCTCGACCTCTCGCGAACTTTAAGTGGGTGGTTCTGGCCTCTCCGGCATACCTTGCCGCCCATGGTAAGCCGGAAAATATTGATGATCTGGAAAGGCATTACGCCGTTGGCTATCTCAACCATCGCACCGGACGCACCACCGACTGGTTTTTTACCCTTGAGGAGGGCGATTGCGCGATCCGGATGAAGGAGACGCTGGTTGTCGATGATACCGACGCCTATATTCAGGCCGGTATACAGGGGCTTGGGGTAATCCGTGTCGCCAGCTATCTGGTTGCGCCTTACCTGCAAAACGGCGCGCTCATCGCCTGCATGGATAACCTCTCTTTTGATTTGCCGCTTTCGCTGGTCTATCCGCAAAACAGGTATTTACCGCCTTCGGTGCGCGCATTTTATGACTGGAGCCGCGCGGTGCTGCTACAACCTGTGAGGGGGGCTTAA
- a CDS encoding SDR family oxidoreductase yields the protein MKTVMITGCSSGFGLETARYFLEQGWKVIATMRTPQENLLPGSDRLRLLSLDVTSQPSIDRAIADAGGINVLVNNAGVGMLNALEGVSPEAVRDIFETNTLGTLAMTRAVLPQFRQRRSGVIVNVTSAVTLQPLPLLAVYTASKAAVNAFTESLAIELAPFNIRVGLVLPGRSPATRFGENAQRIMGSIPEEYAALSERVFQGMQDAHASVTLPEDVAKAIWQMATDPDTPIRLPAGEDARQMAAHLM from the coding sequence ATGAAAACGGTTATGATTACCGGCTGTTCGTCAGGTTTTGGTCTGGAAACCGCACGGTATTTTCTTGAGCAGGGCTGGAAGGTGATTGCGACGATGCGCACACCGCAGGAGAATCTTCTTCCCGGGAGCGATCGTTTACGTCTCCTGAGCCTCGATGTCACTTCGCAGCCGAGCATCGATCGGGCGATCGCTGACGCCGGCGGCATCAATGTTCTGGTCAACAACGCCGGGGTGGGGATGTTAAACGCCCTGGAAGGTGTCTCCCCGGAGGCGGTCAGAGACATTTTTGAAACCAACACGCTTGGCACCCTCGCCATGACCCGGGCCGTACTCCCACAGTTCAGACAACGTCGTTCAGGGGTGATCGTGAATGTCACGTCTGCGGTGACCCTTCAACCGCTGCCGCTGCTTGCGGTCTATACCGCCAGTAAGGCGGCAGTTAATGCGTTCACCGAATCTCTGGCAATTGAGCTTGCGCCGTTTAATATCCGCGTGGGCCTGGTGCTGCCCGGGCGTTCGCCTGCGACCCGTTTCGGCGAAAATGCGCAACGGATCATGGGATCGATACCCGAAGAGTATGCCGCGTTGAGCGAGCGTGTCTTTCAGGGCATGCAGGATGCGCATGCGAGCGTAACCTTACCCGAGGATGTGGCAAAAGCCATCTGGCAGATGGCAACGGATCCGGATACGCCGATCCGTTTACCGGCCGGAGAGGATGCCCGGCAGATGGCGGCGCATCTCATGTAG
- a CDS encoding AraC family transcriptional regulator, with product MSDPLAEAIAMLKLKAVLTKTVTGAGAWRVRRSDEGLSFYCAVLEGACRLEREGDEPLTLHAGDFVLIPAAYNFALTSLVPPASPGVDTIPIEVAERHFRLGDPHADPEMLALVGHCMSESPDAGLLVSLLPGLVFVRDEKRLSLLVGLLKDEAQAQRSGKAFMLARMLELLFIEAIRSGTSLATPGLVRGLADPRIAQAIRLIHQEPARKWTVQALASRCALSRSMLFERFTEMTGVTPMGYLLSWRMTLAMQLLCDTGVTVAEVAERTGYGSASAFSVAFTRYVGVPPGKYAQHRAAVKHVGLADTG from the coding sequence ATGAGCGACCCGTTAGCCGAAGCCATCGCCATGTTAAAACTCAAAGCGGTGCTGACAAAAACGGTAACCGGCGCGGGCGCCTGGCGGGTCCGCCGTTCGGATGAGGGGTTGTCATTCTACTGCGCTGTGCTTGAAGGGGCGTGCCGCCTTGAGCGCGAAGGCGATGAGCCCCTCACGCTGCATGCCGGTGACTTTGTTTTAATACCCGCAGCCTACAACTTTGCGTTGACGAGCCTCGTCCCGCCTGCTTCGCCAGGTGTCGATACTATCCCCATCGAAGTGGCAGAGAGACATTTCCGGCTCGGCGATCCCCATGCTGACCCTGAAATGCTGGCGCTGGTTGGTCACTGCATGTCTGAATCACCCGATGCGGGTTTGCTGGTTTCATTGTTGCCCGGGCTTGTGTTTGTGCGTGATGAAAAGCGTCTTTCGCTGCTGGTCGGATTGTTAAAGGATGAAGCCCAGGCGCAACGCTCCGGAAAAGCGTTCATGCTGGCGCGCATGCTGGAACTGCTCTTTATCGAGGCTATCCGCTCTGGCACATCCCTCGCCACGCCCGGATTAGTGCGTGGTCTGGCCGATCCCCGTATCGCCCAGGCGATACGGCTGATACATCAGGAGCCTGCCAGAAAATGGACGGTGCAGGCGCTGGCCAGTCGCTGCGCCCTCTCCCGCTCGATGCTGTTTGAGCGCTTTACGGAGATGACCGGGGTCACGCCGATGGGATACCTGCTCTCCTGGCGCATGACCCTCGCCATGCAACTGCTGTGCGATACCGGCGTCACGGTCGCCGAAGTGGCAGAGCGCACGGGTTACGGCTCCGCCAGCGCATTCAGCGTGGCGTTTACCCGCTATGTCGGTGTGCCGCCGGGGAAATATGCGCAGCATCGCGCGGCGGTTAAACATGTCGGGCTCGCCGACACCGGTTAA